Genomic segment of uncultured Desulfobacter sp.:
GGACATCTTTTGCTGCTATGGTTCTGTGGAAAAAATAGGGAATACCTCTATTACGATTAAGCTTGAAGTCTGGGTAAAACCCATACTGCTGAACTCCTGCGGTACGGAGCGGTTTAAAGTGACCGAAGCACGATTCGTCTATGTTGCCATTGATGATAATCACAAGAAAAGACCAATCCCCAAAAAGTAAAACCATCGATCTATATTTTCTTGGTCTTCTTGGTTGCCGATTATGATGTACATACCCATAGATCAAATGACGGAACACCAGTTTAAATAAATTCATAACAGGTCATTGACCTTTCCGAAATCAAAACTAATTTAACAAAAGACTAAATAAGTCTTAACTAAAAAATACGGCCGTTAAAATAAACAGGCGGTAAGGAGATATTATGAATTTTGAACAGATTACCCAGAACAGACGATCCATCAACTTTTTCGACCCTGAAAGAGAGGTCCCCCAGGATGTGATCAAAAAAATGGTGGAACTGGCCGGCCACACCCCCTCCAGCTTTAATCTCCAGCCCTGGAATCTGATGATCTTAAAGGACAAGGCGCAAAAGGAAAAACTCAAAGCCCTGGCCTGGGACCAGCCAAAAATCGTTGAAGCCCCGGTGACCATGATCGTTCTGGCAGATAAGGAAGGATGGAAACAAGGCCATCCCGGATTTGAACGCACCTGGCAGGAGATGGTCAAAACCGGCATGCCCGAAACCCAGCGCGACTGGTTCCTGGACGCAACAAACTCTCTGTATAACTGGAGTCCGGACGCCAACCTGGCCTTTGCTGCCAAAAACGCTGGCTTCTTTGCCATGAGCCTGATGTACGCAGCGGTCAG
This window contains:
- a CDS encoding nitroreductase family protein: MNFEQITQNRRSINFFDPEREVPQDVIKKMVELAGHTPSSFNLQPWNLMILKDKAQKEKLKALAWDQPKIVEAPVTMIVLADKEGWKQGHPGFERTWQEMVKTGMPETQRDWFLDATNSLYNWSPDANLAFAAKNAGFFAMSLMYAAVSLGLDSHPMDGFDHEAVKKAFNIPDRYWVTILLAVGYKKPGLELTPPKWRKTYEEIVVDF